A genomic segment from Treponema sp. Marseille-Q3903 encodes:
- a CDS encoding carbohydrate ABC transporter permease has product MRKVKSLEYKKSTSRYLITIILVLICIIWTLPTIGIFITSFRGADATSSTGWWKAFMTPNAFTFDNYNQVLFGQRYSVGNAGGTMAIRGATMLSAFLSSITVTIPSVIIPIFIALAGAYGFAWLKFKGRNVLFAIIIALLVVPLQISLIPILKDYQKIGLNGTYLGIWLAHAGFGLPLATYMMFNYISALPRSILESSFIDGASHFTTFARLIVPLSVPAIASFAIFQFIWVWNDLLVALVFLSGVGQTFEVVTVRLMNMAGTRGTDWHLLTAGAFVSMVLPLVVFLSLQKYFVKGLLAGSVKG; this is encoded by the coding sequence ATGAGAAAAGTAAAAAGTTTGGAATATAAAAAATCTACATCGCGTTATTTGATAACAATCATTCTTGTGCTGATCTGTATTATCTGGACTCTTCCTACAATTGGTATTTTTATTACATCTTTTCGTGGAGCTGATGCAACAAGCTCGACAGGCTGGTGGAAAGCCTTTATGACACCAAATGCTTTTACATTTGACAACTATAACCAAGTTTTATTTGGGCAAAGATATAGCGTAGGGAATGCCGGTGGAACTATGGCGATTCGTGGTGCTACTATGCTAAGCGCCTTTTTGTCATCTATCACAGTGACAATTCCCTCTGTAATCATTCCAATTTTCATTGCCCTCGCAGGTGCTTACGGATTTGCATGGTTAAAATTTAAAGGGCGCAACGTCTTGTTTGCCATCATTATCGCACTGCTCGTAGTCCCTCTTCAGATTTCACTTATCCCGATTTTGAAAGACTATCAGAAGATTGGATTAAACGGCACATATCTCGGTATCTGGCTTGCCCATGCCGGTTTTGGGTTACCGCTTGCGACTTATATGATGTTCAATTATATTTCTGCATTGCCTCGCAGTATCCTAGAATCATCTTTTATTGATGGCGCAAGTCATTTTACAACTTTTGCAAGGCTTATCGTGCCTCTCAGCGTGCCTGCAATTGCGTCGTTTGCAATATTCCAGTTTATTTGGGTTTGGAATGATTTGCTTGTTGCACTTGTATTTCTGAGTGGAGTAGGACAAACTTTTGAGGTTGTAACAGTCCGCCTGATGAACATGGCAGGAACTCGTGGAACTGACTGGCACTTGCTTACAGCTGGAGCTTTTGTTTCAATGGTTCTTCCTTTAGTCGTGTTTCTGAGTCTCCAAAAATACTTTGTAAAAGGGTTGCTCGCTGGCTCCGTAAAAGGCTAA
- a CDS encoding AzlC family ABC transporter permease, with protein sequence MKEFKFALKHTFPIFVAYIFLGIAFGILMINSGYGTTISLLSSIFVYAGSMQFVMIPLMVSHTSIITLAVMAFFVNARHLFYGQSSLFDFTPQSVLLGFRLLSRKHHICLSY encoded by the coding sequence GTGAAAGAATTTAAATTTGCGCTAAAACACACTTTCCCAATCTTTGTCGCCTACATATTTTTGGGCATCGCTTTTGGGATTTTGATGATCAATTCAGGATATGGAACTACGATTTCTCTTTTATCTTCTATATTTGTTTATGCCGGATCAATGCAGTTTGTGATGATTCCGCTGATGGTTTCCCACACTTCAATCATCACGCTGGCAGTAATGGCTTTTTTTGTAAACGCTCGACATCTTTTCTATGGACAAAGCAGCCTTTTTGATTTCACTCCTCAATCAGTGCTACTGGGTTTCAGGTTGCTTTCTAGGAAGCATCATATTTGCTTATCATATTAA
- the tuf gene encoding elongation factor Tu, with amino-acid sequence MAKEKFVRTKPHMNVGTIGHVDHGKTTLSAAITTYCGNKYGDKVLKYDEIDNAPEEKERGITINTRHLEYQSAKRHYAHIDCPGHADYIKNMITGAAQMDGAILVVSAPDSVMPQTREHLLLARQVGVPKIIVFLNKVDMVDDPDLLELVVEEVKDTIKEYGFSEDTPIIKGSAFKALNDPTPENTACIEELLEAMDTWFDDPIRDEQKPFLMPIEDIFTISGRGTVVTGKIERGVVNMNDAVQIVGIRPTVDTTVTGIEMFQKTLDTGMAGDNVGILLRGVEKKDVVRGQVLAKPNSITPHTKFEAQIYVLSQEEGGRHSPFFSGYRPQFYFRTTDITGTIELEPGTDMVKPGDNVKVIGELIHPIAMDEGLKLAIREGGHTIASGQVTKILQ; translated from the coding sequence ATGGCAAAGGAGAAGTTCGTCCGAACTAAACCTCACATGAACGTTGGTACTATTGGTCACGTAGACCATGGTAAGACTACACTTTCAGCAGCTATCACTACATATTGTGGAAACAAATATGGTGATAAAGTTCTTAAGTACGATGAAATTGATAACGCTCCTGAAGAAAAGGAACGCGGTATTACAATCAATACTCGTCACTTGGAATATCAGTCAGCAAAGAGACACTATGCTCATATCGACTGTCCGGGACACGCTGACTACATCAAAAACATGATTACTGGTGCTGCACAGATGGATGGTGCTATCCTCGTAGTTTCAGCTCCGGATTCAGTTATGCCACAGACACGTGAACACTTGTTGCTTGCTCGTCAGGTTGGTGTACCAAAAATCATCGTATTCTTGAACAAAGTTGATATGGTTGATGACCCTGATCTTCTTGAACTTGTAGTAGAAGAAGTAAAAGATACTATTAAGGAATACGGATTCTCTGAAGATACTCCAATCATCAAAGGTTCTGCATTTAAAGCATTGAACGACCCAACTCCAGAAAATACAGCTTGTATCGAAGAGTTGCTCGAAGCAATGGATACATGGTTCGATGACCCTATCCGTGATGAACAGAAACCGTTCTTGATGCCTATTGAAGACATCTTCACAATTTCAGGACGTGGTACTGTAGTAACAGGTAAGATTGAACGCGGTGTTGTAAATATGAACGATGCTGTTCAGATTGTAGGTATCCGCCCAACTGTTGATACTACGGTAACTGGTATCGAAATGTTCCAGAAGACACTTGATACAGGTATGGCTGGTGATAACGTTGGTATCTTGCTCCGTGGTGTTGAAAAGAAAGATGTTGTACGTGGACAGGTTTTAGCTAAGCCAAATTCAATCACACCTCATACAAAATTCGAAGCACAGATTTATGTACTTTCACAGGAAGAAGGTGGACGACATTCTCCATTCTTCTCAGGATATCGCCCACAGTTCTACTTCAGAACTACAGATATCACAGGTACAATCGAGCTTGAACCGGGTACAGACATGGTAAAACCTGGCGACAACGTAAAAGTTATCGGTGAATTGATTCACCCAATCGCTATGGACGAAGGTCTTAAACTCGCTATCCGTGAAGGCGGTCACACAATCGCTTCTGGACAGGTAACAAAAATTCTTCAGTAG
- a CDS encoding ABC transporter substrate-binding protein — MKKNLITTLVAVVTGCALIVGAMGCSKSQSSAKKTEENKTILVFGTFRGEEAARFSEIIKIFNQKTGYNVVYEGSPEFETQIQVQAAAGTPPDIAALPQPGMMKNFAEKGYLKPLSASLIKAIDSNYAPVWKELGSYKGKTYGLFHRVNAKSFVWYNKPYWESKGYKIPKTWAELEALENEMVSKGDTPWSVGYESGAASGWVGTDWLEDLVLRTAGPEVYDQWVNHEIPFNDPRILKALKTMGSILLNDKYVYGGSTNILTSNFGDSVKPIFENPPKAMMNRQGNFITGFMQEDVQANLETKVGVFALPSIDPKWGTPVLGGGDQFVKFSDKEGVEEFLAFLTKWEACAPWAKVGGALFPHKNQNFNDYGNSLERDIAKILVDAKVFRFDGSDLMPAEVGAGTFWTGMVNYISGAETAEECLKTIDASWPQ, encoded by the coding sequence ATGAAAAAGAATTTAATTACAACACTCGTTGCTGTTGTAACAGGATGTGCTTTGATTGTTGGAGCTATGGGATGCTCTAAAAGTCAAAGTTCTGCGAAAAAAACTGAGGAGAATAAAACAATTCTCGTATTCGGTACGTTCCGTGGAGAGGAAGCTGCTCGGTTCTCGGAAATTATAAAGATTTTTAACCAAAAAACCGGTTACAATGTTGTTTATGAAGGCAGCCCTGAGTTTGAAACTCAGATTCAGGTTCAGGCTGCTGCCGGAACACCTCCGGACATCGCTGCATTGCCGCAACCGGGCATGATGAAGAACTTTGCTGAAAAAGGCTATCTGAAACCGCTTTCAGCTTCTTTGATTAAAGCTATAGATTCCAACTATGCGCCTGTTTGGAAAGAACTCGGTTCGTACAAAGGAAAGACATACGGTTTATTCCATCGTGTTAATGCAAAGAGTTTTGTGTGGTATAACAAGCCGTATTGGGAATCAAAAGGTTATAAAATTCCTAAAACATGGGCAGAACTTGAAGCTCTTGAAAATGAAATGGTTTCTAAAGGTGATACACCTTGGTCTGTTGGATATGAATCAGGAGCTGCATCAGGTTGGGTAGGAACAGATTGGCTTGAAGATTTGGTTCTTCGTACAGCAGGTCCTGAAGTTTACGATCAGTGGGTAAATCACGAAATTCCATTCAATGATCCAAGAATTTTGAAAGCTCTCAAAACTATGGGTTCAATCTTGTTGAACGACAAATATGTATACGGCGGTTCTACGAACATCCTTACATCGAACTTCGGCGACAGTGTAAAACCTATCTTTGAAAATCCTCCAAAAGCTATGATGAACAGACAGGGCAACTTTATCACAGGATTTATGCAGGAAGACGTTCAGGCTAACCTTGAAACTAAAGTTGGTGTATTTGCCCTCCCTTCAATTGATCCAAAATGGGGAACTCCGGTTCTTGGAGGCGGTGACCAGTTTGTTAAATTCAGCGACAAGGAAGGCGTAGAAGAATTCCTGGCATTCCTTACAAAATGGGAAGCATGTGCTCCTTGGGCAAAAGTTGGAGGAGCTTTGTTCCCTCATAAAAATCAGAATTTCAATGATTATGGTAACTCACTTGAAAGAGATATCGCTAAAATTCTTGTTGATGCAAAAGTATTCCGATTTGATGGTTCAGACTTGATGCCTGCAGAAGTCGGCGCAGGTACATTCTGGACAGGAATGGTTAACTACATTAGCGGTGCAGAAACAGCAGAAGAATGTCTAAAGACAATCGATGCAAGTTGGCCTCAGTAA
- a CDS encoding LacI family DNA-binding transcriptional regulator, with translation MINEKVCTIYDVAKEACVSPATVSRVINEPSLVREEKRQKVQEAIKKLRFEPKVDAVINARKTYKKIGVIAPFFTQPSFMERLKGVANVLASKHYELVIYSIDTMEDLENYIMTLVTTKRVDGLIFLCVTLRSNMLELLKSASFPVCFVENEVDNFDSVIVKNLMGGQKAAEFLYGKGCRNPGFVGELSRYEYAVSATEERFRGYSFYWANVGIIVNPENVWIGDFTDEKIEEVVKKLKNSKNLPDCIFCSSDVIAAKFIKFARRSEVDIPGDIKVLGYDNIELAQYVGLTSVNQNLEESGKSAAELILERIKNPERNICHMILDLNVVLRDTTGA, from the coding sequence ATGATAAATGAAAAGGTGTGTACAATTTACGATGTCGCAAAAGAGGCTTGTGTAAGTCCTGCAACTGTGTCGCGTGTTATAAACGAGCCATCGCTTGTAAGGGAAGAAAAACGTCAAAAAGTTCAGGAGGCAATAAAAAAATTACGTTTTGAACCTAAAGTTGATGCTGTAATCAATGCAAGAAAGACTTATAAGAAGATTGGAGTTATCGCTCCTTTTTTTACCCAGCCATCGTTTATGGAACGATTGAAAGGTGTTGCTAATGTACTTGCTTCAAAGCATTATGAGCTTGTAATTTATTCGATCGATACAATGGAAGATCTTGAAAATTACATAATGACACTTGTGACTACAAAGCGTGTAGATGGGCTTATTTTTCTTTGCGTCACTCTTCGTTCCAACATGCTTGAACTTCTTAAAAGCGCAAGCTTTCCAGTTTGTTTCGTAGAAAACGAAGTTGACAATTTTGACAGCGTTATTGTGAAAAATCTGATGGGAGGTCAGAAAGCGGCTGAATTTCTTTATGGAAAAGGCTGTCGCAATCCCGGATTTGTCGGAGAACTTTCGAGGTACGAATACGCAGTTAGTGCAACGGAAGAGCGATTTAGAGGCTACAGTTTTTATTGGGCAAACGTCGGAATTATCGTAAATCCCGAAAACGTATGGATCGGAGATTTTACGGATGAAAAAATAGAAGAAGTTGTAAAAAAGCTGAAGAACAGTAAGAATTTGCCGGACTGCATTTTTTGTTCCAGCGATGTAATTGCTGCCAAGTTTATTAAATTTGCAAGGCGCAGTGAAGTCGACATTCCCGGCGATATAAAAGTTTTAGGTTATGACAACATCGAGCTTGCACAATATGTTGGGCTTACTTCTGTGAATCAAAATCTTGAGGAATCTGGAAAATCTGCTGCCGAGCTGATTCTCGAGCGCATTAAAAATCCGGAAAGAAATATTTGCCACATGATACTTGATCTCAATGTGGTTTTGAGGGATACAACCGGAGCTTAA
- the rplC gene encoding 50S ribosomal protein L3, with amino-acid sequence MKGLIAKKIGMTQIFDESGNLTPVTVIQVEPNVVVAKKSKEKCGYDAVVLGLEDIKTSRANKPYAGQFPENINPKRHLKEFRDFEKEVNVGDAVGLELFDGVRFVDVTATSKGKGFQGVMKRWGFHGGRATHGSKFHREPGGTGECTTPGHSFKNIKLPGHMGFRRVTVQNLKVVKIDPELKVVMVRGAVPGARDCTLIVKSAVKR; translated from the coding sequence ATGAAAGGTCTGATTGCAAAAAAAATTGGTATGACACAGATATTCGATGAAAGCGGTAATCTGACACCAGTAACCGTAATCCAGGTCGAGCCAAATGTTGTCGTTGCCAAAAAATCAAAGGAAAAATGCGGATATGATGCAGTTGTTCTTGGTTTAGAAGATATTAAAACTTCAAGAGCAAACAAGCCATATGCCGGACAGTTTCCAGAAAACATTAATCCAAAGCGCCACTTGAAAGAGTTTCGCGACTTTGAAAAAGAAGTTAATGTTGGAGACGCTGTTGGTCTTGAGCTTTTTGACGGCGTACGTTTCGTAGATGTAACTGCTACTTCAAAAGGTAAAGGTTTTCAGGGTGTTATGAAGAGATGGGGTTTCCATGGTGGTCGTGCTACTCATGGTTCTAAATTCCATCGTGAACCGGGTGGAACAGGAGAATGTACTACACCGGGACACTCATTTAAGAACATTAAATTGCCGGGACACATGGGATTTAGAAGAGTTACTGTTCAAAATCTCAAAGTCGTAAAAATTGATCCAGAACTTAAAGTTGTTATGGTTCGTGGTGCTGTTCCTGGTGCTAGAGACTGTACACTCATAGTGAAGTCCGCAGTAAAGAGATAA
- the rpsJ gene encoding 30S ribosomal protein S10 codes for MANGKIRVRLRAFDVELIDQSAKAIVQTVQKAGATVSGPIPLPTRINKVTVLRSPHVNKKSREQFEMRTHKRLIDIMNPTKEVMDSLMKLELPAGVDVVITQ; via the coding sequence ATGGCTAATGGAAAAATTCGTGTCAGACTGCGAGCATTTGATGTAGAGTTGATCGACCAGAGTGCAAAAGCCATCGTGCAGACTGTACAGAAAGCGGGAGCAACCGTTTCGGGTCCAATCCCCCTTCCAACAAGAATTAATAAGGTAACTGTATTGCGTTCGCCACACGTAAATAAAAAATCACGTGAACAGTTTGAAATGCGTACACATAAACGTCTTATTGACATTATGAATCCTACTAAAGAAGTTATGGATTCTTTGATGAAGCTTGAACTTCCTGCCGGTGTTGATGTAGTTATCACACAGTAG
- a CDS encoding branched-chain amino acid transporter permease, with translation MRNNELYPFIAIATVALVTIAIRSAPFIIFGNRPLPKVIKYLERFLPPSIMTILVIYCLRNTDFASKPFGIAEMSASLLVVILQAVRKNMYISIIAGTICYMVLIRIL, from the coding sequence ATGCGCAATAACGAACTTTATCCATTCATTGCAATAGCGACGGTCGCACTTGTCACAATTGCAATCCGCTCCGCTCCGTTCATCATCTTTGGAAATCGTCCTCTGCCTAAAGTTATAAAGTACCTTGAACGATTTTTGCCGCCATCTATAATGACAATTCTTGTAATCTACTGTCTTCGCAACACTGATTTTGCGAGCAAACCTTTCGGGATTGCAGAAATGTCGGCAAGTCTTCTTGTCGTAATTCTTCAGGCAGTTCGAAAAAACATGTATATTTCAATAATCGCAGGCACTATATGTTATATGGTTCTGATAAGAATTTTATAA
- the rplD gene encoding 50S ribosomal protein L4, whose product MEKKVYSTSGKELRTITLDDKVFGLPINDDVIYYAITNELANRRVGTACTKTRAEVHGTNNKPYKQKGTGNARRGDVKSPIMVGGGITFGPKPRDFSYSIPKKAKRLAMKSILSAHAQGDRLTVVEDFTVESGKTKDLVAILNNFAKGERTVLILKDDDAKIKRAGRNIPNLSFLAYNRLEAHDLFYGRKVIILESAVKNLSEFYAEDKEAK is encoded by the coding sequence ATGGAAAAGAAAGTATATTCAACTTCTGGAAAAGAACTGCGTACAATCACTCTCGATGATAAAGTATTCGGTCTTCCAATAAATGATGACGTAATTTATTACGCTATTACAAACGAGTTAGCTAACAGACGTGTCGGTACTGCTTGTACAAAAACACGTGCAGAAGTTCACGGTACAAACAATAAACCTTACAAACAGAAGGGTACCGGTAACGCTCGTCGCGGTGATGTTAAATCTCCGATTATGGTTGGCGGTGGTATCACTTTCGGTCCAAAACCAAGAGATTTTAGCTACTCAATTCCTAAGAAAGCAAAAAGACTTGCTATGAAGTCAATCCTTTCTGCACATGCACAGGGTGATAGGCTGACTGTTGTTGAAGATTTTACTGTTGAAAGCGGTAAAACAAAGGATTTGGTTGCAATTCTCAACAATTTTGCAAAAGGTGAAAGAACCGTGCTGATTTTAAAAGATGACGACGCAAAGATTAAACGGGCAGGACGCAATATTCCTAACCTTTCATTCCTTGCTTACAATCGTCTTGAAGCACATGATTTATTCTACGGAAGAAAAGTGATCATCCTTGAATCTGCAGTAAAAAATCTTTCCGAGTTCTATGCTGAAGATAAGGAGGCTAAATAA
- a CDS encoding carbohydrate ABC transporter permease, whose product MVKNVITGKLKTLWVCFITIIIALGGFYLLRANVLNQISTTIVAVIWGTASVILIFYTLNLFAQMFKMKVYNKIVPYIFIGPAILIMGWYLFLPTMRSLMLSFMDKTSTKFIGFDNYKYIFSDKTTLTAIRNTVIWLIVGTTFSVLFGLLIAVLAERSYIEKGAKTFIFMPMAISLVGAGVIFKFLYAYRPAGAEQIGLLNAIVTYCEGKPKNWLGSAPLNNLFLIAIFVWLQTGFSLVVLSAALKAVPDEIIEAARIDGAGEFRILFQIIIPSIRGSIITVSTTILIAALKCFDIVFSMTNGLYGTEVLASEQYKQMFKFLNYGRGSAIAILILIGVSPVIYYNLREFKDREVF is encoded by the coding sequence ATGGTTAAAAATGTTATAACAGGGAAGTTAAAAACTCTCTGGGTGTGTTTTATTACTATTATAATAGCTTTAGGCGGTTTTTATCTGCTTAGGGCAAACGTTCTCAATCAGATTTCTACAACGATTGTTGCTGTTATCTGGGGAACTGCAAGCGTAATTCTTATTTTTTATACTCTTAACCTTTTTGCGCAGATGTTCAAAATGAAGGTTTATAATAAGATTGTTCCTTATATTTTTATAGGTCCGGCTATTTTAATTATGGGCTGGTATCTTTTTTTACCGACAATGCGTTCTTTAATGCTAAGTTTCATGGATAAGACATCAACAAAGTTTATCGGTTTTGATAACTATAAATATATATTTTCAGATAAAACAACGCTCACTGCAATCAGAAATACAGTTATCTGGTTGATTGTTGGGACAACTTTTAGCGTTTTGTTTGGATTGCTCATTGCTGTTCTTGCAGAAAGAAGTTACATCGAAAAAGGTGCGAAGACTTTTATTTTCATGCCTATGGCGATATCTCTTGTCGGAGCCGGTGTGATTTTTAAATTTCTTTATGCATACAGACCGGCAGGGGCTGAGCAGATAGGTTTGTTAAACGCTATTGTGACATATTGTGAAGGGAAGCCTAAGAACTGGCTTGGAAGCGCCCCGCTGAACAATTTATTTTTAATCGCAATTTTTGTGTGGCTTCAGACAGGATTTTCCCTTGTTGTTCTTTCAGCTGCGCTCAAAGCTGTCCCTGACGAAATTATAGAAGCAGCGCGCATTGACGGGGCTGGAGAATTTAGGATTCTTTTTCAGATAATTATACCGAGTATCAGGGGGTCTATAATAACAGTTTCTACTACGATTCTTATCGCTGCACTAAAGTGTTTTGATATTGTCTTTTCGATGACGAATGGACTATACGGTACGGAAGTTCTTGCGAGCGAACAGTACAAACAGATGTTTAAGTTTTTAAACTATGGACGAGGTTCTGCAATCGCAATTTTGATTTTGATAGGTGTCAGCCCTGTCATTTATTATAACTTAAGAGAATTTAAAGATAGAGAGGTATTCTAA
- the pgmB gene encoding beta-phosphoglucomutase: MKFSTDKYGGKYTEKNETLFTVGNGNIGMRGDTEEKSLSVHKGTYINGFFDSETILYGENAYGYAKNHQTILNLPDPKLIELTVDGFPFGLDKKLGCVSNFKMELNEDTGIMTRETDWAPLGKENSESSISIYTERLASFVHPNCAVIKYTVTNTSPNSEEISISSFIDTSVQNILAEFDPRKGAKFRHKPLIIDSSNSDDGKMTFTAHTAKSGLYLAGAVVAKIEGYQWTKCEVRDESPVSIAKITLKPAETLVHYKYICYVCGKSDRDLLKDAVAECQFFASEGFDKACVEQKKYLDDFWDIAGISIEGDSESEEALRFNLFHLLQSAGRSGKVSIAAKGLTSEGYEGHFFWDTESYVCPVFTYVAPEIASKLLEYRGIILDKARERAKIMNLKGALYPWRTIDGEETSAYFPAGTAQYHINADILFALNRFLNAHGDKKIDGKIVEEMFAESSRMYQSLGSYSTSGLSKGKFVINDVTGPDEYTAVVNNNAFTNLMVREIFELSQERSGAAATAEEKAAWKQTAENIYIPFDDKEKIYPQDGSFMEKADWDFENTPASNYPLLLHYHPLVIYRHRVLKQPDLVLAQFLLSGRFSLAEKIRNYEFYEKYTTGDSSLSHCIMSIMAAECRQIPKAMDYLKKTVRMDIDDLNGNSNDGIHTACMAGSWMSIVYGFAGFHDYNGRYSFTPRLPAEWKKLKFSMTLKGGVLDICLSHDEAIYTLRRNSLEKISFYHFNKDVSLNPGESKAFRVKPKLEAVLFDLDGVITNTAPLHYRAWKEMADREGLFFNEKINERLLGISREDSLEEILKANAVQWPEEKKKEICAKKNMRYVELLQTLTPDDILPGILSLLEELKRRNIKASLASASKNAGAIVNALGISEYFAAMADPSQVQKSKPAPDIFLDAAEKADVWYDNCIGIEDSQAGIFALNKAGIKAVGINKNNELECTDLQLHSTSELTIETLLRMFD, encoded by the coding sequence ATGAAATTCTCAACTGATAAATACGGTGGAAAATATACTGAAAAAAACGAAACGCTGTTTACTGTCGGAAATGGTAACATCGGTATGCGTGGAGATACTGAAGAAAAGTCGCTTTCTGTTCACAAAGGTACATACATAAACGGATTTTTTGATTCTGAAACGATTCTTTACGGAGAAAACGCTTATGGATATGCAAAAAATCATCAGACAATATTAAACCTTCCCGACCCAAAACTCATAGAATTGACTGTAGATGGCTTTCCTTTTGGGTTGGACAAAAAGCTTGGTTGTGTTTCTAACTTTAAGATGGAGCTGAATGAAGATACCGGAATTATGACTCGTGAAACCGACTGGGCTCCGCTTGGTAAAGAAAATTCTGAAAGTTCAATCAGCATTTACACAGAGCGGCTCGCCTCATTTGTGCATCCGAATTGCGCTGTTATCAAATACACCGTGACGAATACTTCGCCTAATTCCGAAGAGATTTCTATTTCATCTTTTATTGATACGTCAGTTCAAAATATTCTAGCAGAATTTGATCCGAGAAAGGGAGCTAAATTCCGCCATAAACCTTTGATTATCGACAGCTCAAACAGCGATGATGGCAAGATGACTTTTACCGCACATACTGCAAAAAGTGGATTGTATCTTGCCGGTGCTGTTGTTGCAAAAATTGAAGGTTATCAATGGACAAAATGTGAAGTACGCGATGAGTCTCCTGTCTCTATAGCAAAAATCACTCTTAAACCGGCGGAAACTTTAGTTCATTACAAATATATATGCTATGTCTGTGGAAAATCCGATAGAGACTTGCTAAAAGATGCCGTTGCCGAATGTCAATTTTTTGCTTCTGAAGGTTTTGATAAAGCGTGCGTTGAGCAAAAAAAATATCTTGATGATTTTTGGGATATCGCCGGAATTTCAATCGAAGGAGATTCTGAAAGCGAAGAAGCGCTCCGTTTTAATTTGTTTCATCTGTTGCAATCGGCAGGACGAAGCGGGAAAGTCAGCATTGCTGCTAAAGGGCTTACATCGGAAGGCTACGAAGGTCATTTTTTTTGGGATACGGAAAGCTATGTTTGCCCTGTGTTTACGTATGTCGCTCCTGAAATTGCAAGCAAGCTTCTTGAATATCGAGGAATAATACTCGACAAAGCAAGAGAACGCGCAAAAATCATGAACTTGAAAGGGGCCCTTTATCCATGGCGTACAATCGATGGAGAAGAGACAAGCGCATATTTTCCTGCCGGCACTGCACAATATCACATAAACGCTGATATTCTGTTTGCATTGAACAGATTTTTGAATGCTCATGGAGACAAAAAAATTGACGGGAAAATTGTAGAAGAGATGTTTGCAGAATCTTCGAGGATGTATCAGTCTCTTGGATCGTACAGCACTAGCGGCTTAAGTAAAGGGAAATTTGTAATCAACGATGTCACAGGTCCCGACGAATACACTGCGGTCGTAAACAACAATGCATTTACAAACTTGATGGTTCGTGAAATTTTTGAGTTGAGCCAGGAACGTTCTGGGGCAGCTGCTACTGCCGAAGAAAAAGCAGCGTGGAAACAAACTGCCGAAAATATATATATTCCATTTGATGATAAAGAAAAAATATATCCTCAAGATGGAAGCTTTATGGAAAAAGCTGACTGGGATTTTGAGAACACTCCGGCTTCAAATTATCCGTTGCTGCTTCACTATCATCCGCTTGTTATTTACCGTCACCGCGTGCTTAAACAGCCTGATTTAGTTCTTGCGCAATTTCTTTTGAGCGGACGTTTTTCACTTGCGGAAAAAATCAGAAACTACGAATTCTATGAAAAATACACAACGGGGGATTCTTCACTTTCTCATTGTATCATGAGCATTATGGCTGCAGAGTGCCGACAAATTCCAAAGGCGATGGACTACTTGAAAAAAACAGTTCGCATGGATATCGACGATTTAAACGGAAACTCAAATGACGGCATTCACACAGCGTGTATGGCCGGCAGTTGGATGAGCATCGTCTATGGATTCGCAGGTTTTCACGATTACAATGGAAGATACAGTTTTACACCGCGGCTTCCGGCTGAATGGAAAAAACTGAAATTTTCAATGACGTTAAAAGGTGGTGTGCTTGATATTTGCCTATCTCACGATGAGGCAATTTATACTCTCCGCAGAAATTCTTTAGAAAAAATCAGTTTTTATCATTTCAACAAAGATGTCTCGCTAAATCCAGGAGAGTCAAAAGCTTTCAGAGTAAAGCCTAAATTGGAAGCTGTTTTATTTGACCTTGATGGTGTGATTACAAACACAGCGCCTCTTCATTATCGTGCATGGAAAGAAATGGCTGATAGAGAAGGTTTATTTTTTAATGAAAAGATAAACGAGCGCCTGTTGGGTATTTCGCGCGAAGATTCACTCGAAGAAATATTAAAGGCAAACGCTGTGCAATGGCCTGAAGAAAAGAAAAAAGAAATATGTGCTAAAAAAAACATGCGATATGTGGAACTTTTGCAAACGCTTACGCCTGATGATATTCTTCCGGGAATACTGTCGCTTCTTGAAGAGCTTAAAAGACGCAATATAAAAGCGTCACTCGCATCTGCAAGTAAAAACGCCGGTGCAATTGTAAATGCGCTTGGAATCTCGGAATATTTTGCAGCGATGGCTGACCCTAGTCAGGTTCAAAAATCAAAACCTGCCCCTGATATATTTTTGGATGCGGCAGAGAAGGCTGATGTTTGGTACGATAACTGCATTGGAATAGAAGATTCACAAGCCGGAATTTTTGCTCTCAACAAGGCGGGTATAAAGGCTGTAGGTATAAACAAAAACAATGAACTTGAATGCACTGATTTGCAACTTCATTCAACAAGCGAATTGACAATAGAAACTCTGTTAAGGATGTTTGACTAG